Proteins found in one Mustela lutreola isolate mMusLut2 chromosome 10, mMusLut2.pri, whole genome shotgun sequence genomic segment:
- the LOC131810497 gene encoding LOW QUALITY PROTEIN: collagen alpha-1(III) chain-like (The sequence of the model RefSeq protein was modified relative to this genomic sequence to represent the inferred CDS: inserted 1 base in 1 codon; deleted 1 base in 1 codon), giving the protein MTLGSTGGSQGPALSALQFLLALPPLPPGALRDSVRGAEKPRLFANSRPQPPSRMYVLGPGLRGCARPGPGANLNGASASANTPGRNGTEARSPPTRLPPPGGRGDEGLRAQSRGVGEATAVAGRPVRPAGGLLPGPFPAAESQRARDRVAPHSPRAAAAAATAWPGGSSLSRQPPPEGTGAAPGAAAKPPAPEGVVVAAATEAQSPPSLIGLTGRRSHAVPGGAPLKRAGGAGCGGTTEVLQAGILGEASSVAVAAPAAGAAGPQRPLDPTPGYGAGTAAAXPGTSGKERGGARPGDGGGPALAALPSAPGQPPTMPPGRRKPLDLPQTVAGASPTPSPQAVSAFAPFPSLQEVRERFCHSDVHLRPGEISYRYQILHPKPPQN; this is encoded by the exons ATGACACTCGGGAGTACGGGGGGCTCTCAGGGCCCCGCACTTTCCGCACTCCAATTCTTACTagccctcccgcccctcccccccggggctCTGCGTGACTCGGTAAGGGGCGCGGAGAAGCCAAGGCTGTTTGCAAACAGCCGTCCTCAGCCTCCCTCCAGGATGTACGTGCTGGGCCCGGGGTTAAGAGGCTGCGCTCGGCCCGGGCCCGGGGCCAACCTGAACGGTGCCAGTGCCTCCGCCAACACACCGGGCCGCAACGGAACCGAGGCCAGG TCGCCCCCCACGCGCCTCCCGCCTCCCGGGGGACGCGGAGACGAAGGGTTGAGGGCCCAGAGccgcggggtgggggaggcgacCGCAGTAGCAGGACGCCCCGTCCGCCCGGCCGGAGGGCTGCTGCCAGGGCCCTTCCCCGCGGCGGAAAGCCAGCGAGCCCGGGACCGCGTCGCGCCACACTCACCTCGAGCAGCGGCCGCCGCCGCCACAGCATGGCCGGGGGGGTCGTCCCTAAGCCGACAGCCTCCTCCGGAGGGCACCGGCGCGGCCCCAGGCGCCGCCGCGAAGCCTCCCGCTCCTGAAGGGGTTGTGGTCGCCGCTGCTACTGAGGCCCAGAGCCCGCCGAGCCTCATCGGGCTCACGGGCCGCCGCAGCCACGCGGTTCCCGGAGGAGCGCCGCTGAAACGGGCCGGGGGCGCA GGCTGCGGCGGGACGACGGAGGTGCTGCAGGCGGGGATCCTCGGCGAAGCCTCCAGCGTCGCCGTGGCCGCTCCTGCCGCCGGCGCCGCTGGGCCACAGCGCCCCCTGGACCCCACGCCCGGCTACGGCGCCGGGACTGCGGCGG GCCCGGGCACGAGCGGCAAGGAACGCGGGGGAGCGCGGCCAGGGGATGGCGGGGGCCCGGCGCTCGCTGCGCTGCCCTCGGCCCCCGGCCAGCCTCCGACAATGCCTCCCGGGAGGCGGAAGCCCCTCGATCTCCCACAGACGGTGGCGGgtgccagccccacccccagccctcaggCCGTGAGCGCCTTTgcaccttttccttctctccaggaGGTACGTGAACGTTTCTGTCACTCGGACGTTCACCTGAGACCAGGAG AAATTTCCTACAGATACCAAATCCTTCATCCCAAACCGCCccaaaattag